A window of Calliopsis andreniformis isolate RMS-2024a chromosome 3, iyCalAndr_principal, whole genome shotgun sequence contains these coding sequences:
- the Rap1 gene encoding RAS oncogene family member Rap1: MREYKIVVLGSGGVGKSALTVQFVQGIFVEKYDPTIEDSYRKQVEVDGQQCMLEILDTAGTEQFTAMRDLYMKNGQGFVLVYSITAQSTFNDLQDLREQILRVKDTDDVPMVLVGNKCDLEDERVVGKEHGVNLARQFNCAFMETSAKAKINVYDIFYDLVRQINKKSPEKKMKQKKKSLCLLL; the protein is encoded by the exons ATGCGTGAATATAAAATAGTGGTGTTGGGCAGTGGAGGTGTAGGCAAGTCCGCCCTCACTGTCCAGTTCGTACAGGGGATCTTCGTAGAGAAGTACGATCCGACGATCGAGGACAGCTACCGCAAACAGGTCGAGGTCGACGGTCAACAATGTATGTTAGAAATCCTAGACACAGCCGGAACG GAACAATTCACAGCCATGAGGGACCTTTACATGAAGAATGGCCAGGGATTTGTGTTAGTGTACTCGATAACGGCGCAGTCAACGTTCAACGACCTGCAAGACCTCAGGGAACAGATCCTGCGGGTAAAGGACACAGATGACGTGCCAATGGTGCTGGTGGGTAACAAGTGCGACTTGGAGGACGAGAGGGTAGTGGGCAAAGAGCATGGTGTCAACCTTGCCCGGCAGTTTAACTGCGCGTTCATGGAGACCTCTGCCAAAGCCAAAATTAATGTTTATGAT ATCTTCTACGATCTGGTGCGACAAATCAATAAAAAATCACCAGAGAAAAAGATGAAGCAGAAAAAGAAATCGCTGTGCCTACTTCTGTAA